A window of the Fusarium poae strain DAOMC 252244 chromosome 3, whole genome shotgun sequence genome harbors these coding sequences:
- a CDS encoding hypothetical protein (TransMembrane:6 (o6-23i114-133o188-207i240-260o310-328i348-375o)) — MGVGSFLEPLVVVTLLFGGAYFNRSKDYNFWTNKSGFASLKSYKRSDDLPKRDSTESLMSGWSGSRSPNLDSHKNTQPSLRRRKLQVLGYKRIVSTPNTQVFEDRLLSRLLKKLPFLVECWYWFLIYFVYQVGRAITALTLDEGTVDVARRHALQIIHLEQRLHIFLEVDFQKWFLARPTILHWINRIYSFIHIPGTIMFLVVLYYFTTTRHRRFAAGRVRSDNVTAGPALYEARRRTMAMCNLIAFIVFTSWPCMPPRLLSDPEYKGPDAEESKSFGFIDTVHSGTGESSVWTTNKFCNQYAAMPSLHFGYSLLVGLTVATIPITGLRPSSWKRIVIVAMGMSYPALILTAIVATANHFILDAVAGAMVCAIAWNCNDFLLNFCILEDYFLALLRLHKPVNWTDPETAVEPEFQSAFMSEDV; from the exons ATGGGAGTCGGTTCATTTCTCGAACCTCTCGTCGTGGTGACCCTCCTCTTTGGAGGCGCCTACTTCAACCGTAGTAAGGACTACAACTTCTGGACCAACAAGTCAGGCTTTGCCAGCCTCAAAAGCTATAAGCGTTCCGATGACCTACCGAAACGAGACTCTACCGAGAGTTTGATGAGTGGATGGAGCGGCTCGCGCTCACCAAATCTTGACTCCCATAAGAATACCCAGCCGAGTCTGCGCCGTCGCAAGTTGCAAGTGTTAGGCTACAAGCGCATTGTTTCTACACCAAACACACAAGTTTTCGAGGACCGTCTCCTAAGTCGACTTTTGAAGAAGTTGCCTTTCTTGGTTGAGTGCTGGTACTGGTTCCTCATCTACTTTGTATACCAGGTTGGTCGTGCCATCACTGCCTTGACTCTCGATGAAGGCACCGTCGATGTAGCTCGTCGACATGCTCTTCAAATCATTCATCTCGAACAGCGACTTCATATCTTCTTGGAGGTTGATTTTCAAAAATGGTTCCTTGCTCGACCAACTATTCTTCATTGGATCAATCGCATCTACTCCTTCATCCATATTCCTGGCACTATCATGTTCCTGGTCGTACTATACTACTTCACAACCACTCGCCACCGTCGCTTTGCTGCTGGTCGCGTGCGCTCTGATAATGTAACTGCTGGTCCTGCTTTGTACGAAGCCCGTCGACGAACTATGGCCATGTGCAATCTGATTGCGTTTATCGTATTCACAAGCTGGCCTTGCATGCCGCCTCGTCTTCTGAGTGATCCTGAGTACAAGGGTCCAGATGCTGAGGAATCCAAGAGTTTTGGTTTCATTGACACTGTTCACAGTGGTACTGGAGAGAGCAGCGTCTGGACTACTAATAAGTTCTGTAATCAATATG CTGCTATGCCTTCCCTGCACTTTGGTTACTCTCTCCTCGTCGGCCTCACAGTTGCGACCATCCCCATCACCGGTCTGCGACCCTCCTCTTGGAAGCGCATTGTCATCGTTGCAATGGGCATGTCATATCCAGCTCTGATTCTGACTGCCATTGTTGCAACGGCCAACCACTTCATCCTTGACGCCGTGGCTGGTGCCATGGTTTGCGCTATTGCTTGGAACTGCAATGATTTCCTGCTCAACTTTTGCATTCTCGAGGACTACTTCCTGGCTTTGCTACGTCTGCACAAGCCAGTGAATTGGACAGATCCTGAGACAGCGGTTGAGCCCGAATTCCAGAGTGCTTTCATGTCTGAGGATGTTTAA
- a CDS encoding hypothetical protein (BUSCO:7157at5125) produces MSQQDSKAADAPPQQPSRRSASPSNSFYALSDDEEGEYNTIRNEETGKGVKLLFSKSKVYVHPTPSSKDNIPGYIALLQQRGHQEERPSSSASHDSQNIASSDLLLAWIPESSLGDSANIYVKVDLCDGDSPPKQSYLVPPPPTVTSHVGSVGGYAFAIPVNAVYSLLVRPPSLGWWYGSVIINSRAGDSFPALFFHDNECQSTMLQKKKIARDTFDPFGESGQMFWGGDEVVKWLRRYVKIERSGAEPNIYLIEPSKEDSESFGHKPTSNPSQIGNHDSSAGAQQRGAGGPSNRDAEMDPFVKLIKETGWNLMEKFSKVTTFTRRAAQDIVENPNLPPQVRRLLRNPEVQTLQDEFDSARIYLARWAMGIQEQSDRDRRQRIWSANDVMELEDTDVGEFELLEGASNLSLEERRKVVTMKEWNTFFDPTTGRLSVTIDEVKERVFHGGLDPDDGVRKEAWLFLLGVYEWYSTTDDRKAQIASLRDQYYKLKLSWWERLDGDGGEGETGEWWREQKSRIEKDVHRTDRHVPIFMGEDTPHPDPSSPFAEVGTNVHLEQMKEMLLTYNEYNKDLGYVQGMSDLLAPIYAVIQDDAVAFWGFQKFMERMERNFLRDQSGMRNQLLTLDQLVQFMDPVLWNHLQKADSTNFFFFFRMILVWYKREFEWLDVLRLWEGLWTDYMSANFHLFIALAILERHRDVIMEHLQHFDEVLKYINELSTTIDLEATLIRAESLFKRFQRLIDAVDKKQNFPAPRFNPKNSSSSEPTGSGPSKDGKTPAKGKANEPAAPPQPKTITPELRKLLNKEVEVLPRTTVAENGDGMPNK; encoded by the exons ATGTCGCAGCAGGACTCCAAGGCAGCTGATGCCCCGCCACAGCAACCTTCGCGACGATCTGCATCACCATCAAACAGCTTCTATGCGCTGAGTGACGACGAGGAGGGCGAATACAACACTATCAGAAATGAAGAGACAGGTAAAGGCGTAAAACTTCTCTTTTCCAAGAGCAAG GTTTACGTCCACCCAACACCCTCTTCAAAGGATAACATCCCGGGATATATCGCACTTCTTCAGCAAAGAGGTCACCAAGAAGAGCGTCCGTCTTCATCTGCTTCCCATGATTCGCAAAATATTGCTTCCTCGGACCTACTTCTCGCCTGGATCCCTGAGTCTTCGCTCGGCGACTCTGCTAACATCTAcgtcaaggtcgacctttgCGATGGCGACTCGCCCCCGAAACAGTCTTACTTGGTGCCCCCACCACCGACCGTTACGAGCCATGTCGGATCTGTTGGAGGGTATGCCTTTGCGATTCCTGTGAATGCTGTCTACTCGCTCCTTGTTCGACCTCCCAGTCTTGGTTGGTGGTATGGATccgtcatcatcaactcaCGTGCGGGTGACAGTTTCCCCGCTCTATTCTTCCACGACAATGAGTGCCAAAGTACGATGctccaaaagaagaagattgcTCGTGACACATTTGATCCTTTTGGTGAATCGGGACAGATGTTTTGGGGTGGTGATGAAGTTGTGAAGTGGCTGCGTCGTTATGTTAAGATTGAACGATCTGGTGCCGAGCCCAACATATACCTAATCGAGCCATCAAAAGAGGATAGCGAATCATTTGGCCATAAACCTACCTCCAACCCGTCGCAAATCGGCAACCACGACAGTTCAGCAGGAGCCCAGCAGCGCGGTGCCGGGGGACCTTCAAACAGAGACGCCGAGATGGACCCTTTTGTCAAGCTGATCAAGGAGACTGGCTGGAACCTCATGGAAAAGTTCAGCAAAGTTACCACATTCACGCGAAGAGCGGCTCAAGATATTGTCGAGAACCCCAATTTGCCACCACAAGTTAGACGACTACTGAGGAATCCAGAGGTCCAAACTCTCCAGGATGAGTTCGACAGCGCCAGAATCTATCTAGCTCGATGGGCCATGGGAATCCAGGAGCAAAGTGATCGAGATCGGAGACAGCGGATATGGTCCGCAAACGACGTGATGGAGCTCGAGGACACCGACGTTGGCGAGTTTGAGCTCCTGGAAGGTGCTAGTAACTTGTCGCTCGAAGAGCGCCGGAAGGTTGTGACGATGAAGGAGTGGAACACCTTTTTCGATCCCACAACCGGCCGGCTATCAGTCACAATCGACGAAGTAAAGGAACGAGTTTTCCACGGAGGCCTAGATCCTGATGATGGAGTCCGAAAGGAAGCCTGgctcttccttcttggcgTTTATGAGTGGTATAGTACTACCGATGATCGAAAGGCGCAAATAGCCTCTCTACGTGATCAGTATTACAAGCTCAAGCTGTCCTGGTGGGAGAGACTTGACGGCGATGGAGGTGAGGGTGAGACAGGAGAGTGGTGGCGCGAGCAAAAGTCACGAATTG AAAAGGACGTTCACAGAACAGATCGCCATGTGCCCATCTTCATGGGCGAAGATACACCCCATCCTGACCCAAGTTCGCCTTTTGCTGAAGTCGGCACCAACGTCCATTTAGAGCAAATGAAGGAAATGCTCCTGACTTACAACGAGTACAACAAGGATCTTGGCTACGTTCAGGGAATGTCGGATCTGCTGGCACCCATCTACGCTGTGATTCAGGATGATGCTGTGGCCTTTTGGGGCTTCCAGAAGTTCATGGAGCGCATGGAACGCAACTTCCTACGCGATCAATCTGGTATGCGCAACCAGCTCCTGACGCTTGATCAACTCGTCCAGTTCATGGATCCAGTACTCTGGAACCATCTTCAAAAGGCCGACAGCACcaacttcttctttttctttagaatGATTTTGGTTTGGTACAAACGTGAGTTTGAATGGCTGGATGTCTTGAGATTATGGGAAGGCTTGTGGACAGATTACATGAGTGCCAACTTCCACCTCTTCATCGCTTTGGCAATTCTAGAGAGACATCGTGATGTCATCATGGAGCATCTTCAGCACTTTGACGAAGTGCTCAAGTATA TTAACGAGCTCTCCACCACAATCGATCTCGAAGCAACTCTCATCAGGGCAGAAAGTCTCTTCAAGAGATTCCAAAGGCTCATCGATGCGGTCGACAAGAAGCAAAACTTCCCTGCTCCCCGTTTCAACCCTAAGAACTCTAGTTCTTCGGAACCAACAGGGTCAGGGCCCTCCAAGGATGGCAAGACACCCGCCAAGGGCAAGGCTAACGAGCCTGCGGCACCTCCACAGCCAAAGACCATCACCCCTGAGTTGCGCAAGTTGTTGAATAAGGAGGTAGAAGTGCTTCCTAGGACGACTGTCGCTGAGAACGGTGACGGCATGCCAAACAAGTGA